In Desulfovermiculus halophilus DSM 18834, the DNA window CCTGCCATTCCTCGAACTGGGTGCCCATTGTTCCGGTATTCAGCTGAAAGAGACTGAAGCTGGGCTCCAGAAAGTACTCGTGCCATGATTTTTGAAGGTCCTGGCTGACCAGCTTTTCGAATTCCTGGATCTGTCGGTTCAGCTCCAAGGCCGGCTTTTCCCCCTGGGCCAGCTGATTGAGCAGTCCCTGAATGCTGTCCAGCATGTTTCGGATCTGAACGATTTCCGTCCGGGCCTGATCCGGCCCGATAGCCTGGGGGGAAATGGAGAGCTGGTTGCGCAGATCCTTTTGTCTTCTTTGGATGTTTTTTTCCAGGGCCTGGAGTTCTTCCCGGGCCTTGCTTAAGGGATCCATGGCGCTTTGCAGCTCCTGGCTGAGCTGATTGACGTTGCGCTTGATGATCACCAGTTCTTTGAAGTTCTTCTTGATGAAGCCCTTCAGGCGGATCAGGACATTGAGCCGGTCCGACAGGCGGTGGACGCCCTTGTCCAACGCGGACAGGATGGAGGGCAGCTTGGTCTGCAGCTCCTGCAGGCGGGTTTGCTGCTCCTGGAGGGCCTCCCTCTGGGCCTGAAGGAGGGAGGCCAGAGATTTCTGTTCTTTGGAGATCTGCTCCTCGTTTTGAGACTGCTGAGCGCTTTCTTCGGCCGAGGTACCGTTTTGGGCCCAGAGCTGGGCAGAGGGGAGGATCAGCAGAATCAGGACCAGGAAGGGGGCAAACACGCCGGCAAGGCCGGGGGCTTTTGAGGACAGCGGGCGCAGAAGTGTGCATACAGCTGGCTGCATGTGCAAGCTTTTGCAGGGTACACGCATGATCTTTTCCTTATAGCGCGTGACTGGGAGTGACACTTCCATTGGGATTTATGAATATCGTCTTTTGGGGCAGACATCAATGCGTGGCGGCAGGGACATGAAAGATGAGACGGAAGGATGACCATGGCGGAGATGATTCGAGTGCATACCATCAGCCTTGGATGCCCCAAAAACCGGGTGGATACAGAATGCATGCTCGGACAGCTGGGGGCGGCGTATGTCTCGGCCGGCACTCCGGAAGAGGCAGACCTGGTCTTGATCAATACGTGCGCGTTTATCCAGCCGGCGGTGGAAGAATCGGTACAGACCATTTTGCAGATAGCCCACGATCTCAGGCACAGCTCTCAGCGCCCCCTTATGGCGGTGACCGGATGCCTGCCGGCCCGCTATGGAGTCAATGAGCTGGCCAGGGAGCTGCCCGAGGTGGATCTGTGGCTGAGCCTGGAGGATCAGGACGGGTTCGCTCAATCCCTGTCCGAACATTTTAATGTCCCCCCCTCCGGCCAGCGGCGGCTGGTCACCACAGGGCCCGGATTTGCCTACCTCAAGATCAGCGAGGGGTGTGAACATCGGTGCGCATTTTGCACAATACCCACCATTCGCGGTCCCCTGCGCTCGATCCCCAGGCAAGAGCTGGCGGACGAAGCAAGCAGGCTTGAGGAGCACGGCGTTCGGGAACTGTGCCTCGTAGCCCAGGATCTGACCGCCTACGGCCGGGATCTGGGATGGAAGAAGAACGGATTGATCCCTCTCCTTGATTCCCTGCTTCAGAGCACGGGTGTGGAGTGGATTCGGCCCATGTACATGTATCCCTCTGGAGTTACAAGGGAACTGCTGCGGTTCATCCACCAGTCCGGTGGACGCATTCTGCCGTATATCGATGTCCCTCTCCAGCATGCCCACCCGGACATTCTGCGGACCATGGGACGGCCGTTCGTGGGAGATCCGCGGCGGGTTGTGGACCGGATCCGATCTGAGCTGCCTCACGCATGCCTGCGGACCAGCCTGATTGTCGGTTACCCGGGTGAGACTGACCAGCACTTCCGCTCCATGCTCGCCTTGGTCCGGGAGGCCAAGTTCTGGCATCTCGGCGTGTTCTGCTTTTCGCCGGAAGAAGGAACAGTTGCACACGGATTGCCGGGGCAGGTGCCGGAGGAGATCAAGGAGCAAAGGCGGGAAGAGCTCATGCAGGTCCAGGCAGAGATCAGCAAAGAGGCCATGTCCCAGTGGGTGGACCAGAGGATCCAGGTGCTGGTGGATGCCCCGGAGCCTGAATGGCCGGGGCTGTTCCGGGGGCGGACCTGGTTCCAGGCCCCGGAAGTTGACGGGATCAGCTATGTCAGCTCCCTTCAGGCCCGTGCGGGAGACATGGTCTGGGCTGAGGTGGTGGACAGCATGACCTATGACCTCTCCACTCTGGCCCTGGAGGAGGATTGAGGGACCGAAGGCATGAAATTTCATTTTTTGCCTTGCTTTCAGTTGCATTGCGGACAGTGATCTGGTAAAAGTGGCCAAATTTTTCCGTGCTAGGGGGTATGAGTTTGATGCACACAACGCAACCAGAGTATTTAGGCAGCCAGGACATGAATTCTGAAAAGAGCGAGAACGAAGAGGTCAATTCCATGACTGACGAAATGTCCAACGAGATGTCCATGGATGAGACCGATTTTGAGGCCGCGCTGGAGAATTATCTTCATTCCGATTTCGGGGAGATCGAAGACGGCAGCATCATCAATGGGACCGTGGTCAAGATCGGAGACGAACACATCCTGGTGGATGTGAACTTCAAGTCCGAGGGACAGATCCCCACTGATGAGTTCAAGGACCGGGACGGGAACGTCACGGTCAATGTCGGGGACAAGGTCGATGTCTTTGTGGTGCACAAGGACGACATGGAAGGAACCATCGCCCTGTCCCATCGCCGGGCCAAGCGGATGAAGGTTCTGGATGAGCTGGAGGCCCTGCAGGAACAGGAAAAGAACGTGAAGGGGACCATCATCCAGCGGATCAAGGGCGGCTATACCGTTGAGATTCAGGGCATCGAGGCCTTCTTGCCCGGTTCTCACGTGGATCTGCGTCCGGTGCCGGATATGGATGCTCTGGTCAATCAGGAGTTCGAGTTCCGGATCCTGAAGATCAACCGCAAGCGGAGCAATGTCATTGTCTCCCGCAGGGTGATCCTGGAAGAGGAGCGGGAAAAACAGCGGGAAAAGCTGTTGGAAACCCTCGAAGAGGGCCAGGTCTTAAGCGGCAAGGTCAAGAACATCACCGAGTACGGGGTGTTTGTCGATCTTGGTGGCTTGGACGGACTGCTGCACATCACGGACATGTCCTGGAAGAGGATCAAGCATCCCAAGGAAATGGTCCAGATGGGCGACACCCTGGAGCTCAAGGTCCTGAACTACGACCGGGAGGCCCAGAAGGTCTCACTGGGCATGAAGCAGCTGATTCCCAACCCCTGGGACGGGATTGCCGAGAAGTATCCTCCGGAACAGAAATTTACCGGCAAGGTGACCAATATCGTCGATTACGGGGCATTCGTAGAGCTGGAGCCCGGCGTTGAGGGTCTGGTCCATATCTCGGAGATGTCCTGGACCCGCAAACTGCGTCATCCATCCCAGATGGTGCATGTGGGGGATGAGGTGGAAGTGGTCATCCTGAGCGTGGATGCGGATCGAAAGCGCATCTCCCTGGGCATGAAGCAGGTTCGGCCCAATCCGTGGGATCTGGTGTACGAAAAGTACCCCGAAGGGACCATTCTGGAGGCCCCGATCAAAAACATCACCGATTTCGGCATCTTTATCGGGATAGAAGAAGGGATCGACGGTCTGATCCATGTCTCCGACCTGTCCTGGACCAAAAAGATCCATCACCCAGGAGAGCTGTACAATGTCGGGGATACTATCCAGGCCAAGGTCTTGACCGTGGACAAAGAGAACGAGAAGTTCACCCTGGGGGTCAAGCAGCTGAGTGAAGATCCCTGGAGCCAGATTCCGCAGATGTTTCCGGAAGGAACCACGGTCAGCGGGACGATCACCAACATTACAGATTTCGGCCTGTTCGTTGAAGTGCAGGAAGGAATCGAAGGCTTGGTGCACCTCTCAGAGCTCAGCCCCAAGAAGGTCAAGAGCCCGAGCGAGCTGTACGAGGTCGGCCAGGAGGTCACCGCGAAGGTGATCCGGGTCAGCGCGGACGAGCGCCGGCTCGGTCTTTCCATCAAGGCCCATCTTGAAGAGGAAGAGCGCAAGCGGTCTCAGGAACAGCGGGGCAAAGGGCTGCCTCCGACCGGCAGCAACCTCGGAGACCTGATCCGCCAGAAGCTCGAAGACGAGGAAAGCTCCTCAGACGATGAATAAGGGGTTCAGTCGCAGACATCCCCTGCTGTTTGGACTGATCCTGGTATGTACGGCCGTAGCCCTGACCTTCGGGGCTGCGGCTTTTTTTCGGGCCTTTACCAGCGGCGGGATATCCTGGTTCGCAACCAAAGTGGGCATCGTCCACGTCCGAGACACCATCGTGGACTCCAGGCCGGTGACCGACTGGATTCGCAGCCTGGAAGAGGACGATGCAGTGCAGGCCGTTCTGCTCCGGATCAATTCCCCTGGGGGTGTTGTCGCCCCGTCCCAGGAAATCTACGATGCAGTCCGTTCCCTGGCCCAGAAGAAGCCGGTGGTTGCCTCCATGGGGGCTGTGGCAGCCTCCGGGGGGTATTATATCGCCTGTGCCGCAGACCGGATTGTGGCCAATCCCGGGAGCATCACCGGGAGCATAGGGGTCATGGCCCAGATGCTTTCCTTTGCCCAGCTTCTGGAACGAATGGGGGTCAAGGATCAAACCGTGACCAGCGGGGACCTCAAGGCCGCAGGGTCACCGACAGAGACCCTGAGTCAGCGGGAGCGGGAATACTTCCAAGAGCTGGTTCAGGATCTGCATGAGCAGTTTGTCCTGGCCGTGGCCCAGGGCAGGAATATGGACATGGCCAAGGTGCGCAAGCTGGCTGACGGCAGGGCCTTTACCGGCGCCCAGGCCCATAGGGCCGGGCTGGTGGACGCCCTGGGCAGCAGGCAGGCGGCCATGGAGCAACTGCGGGATATGGCCAAAATTACAGGCAATATTCATACGGTTGAAGGACCGGAGAAATCCCGGTCCATCCTGTCCTGGATACTGGGCCGGGCCGCCCAGTGGTCTGCGGATCAGATAGGAAAAGCTCAGCAGACCGGGTTTTTCTACCTCTACTCTCCGGGCGGGGCCCAATAAAAGGCCGGGGAGGCTGATCATAGCCAGAAAAAGGCCGGAAAACGCTAGTTCCCGTCCTCCATGCCGTCGATCATCTGCTCTTCCCGGTTCTTTTTCTGCTTGTCCGCCACCTCAAGTACGGGATCGAATCCAGACTTTAGGAACAGGGAATAATAGTATTCGCCATACTCCCCAGAGTCGTGCATCTGAAAGTTAAACGGGGAGACGATGACCTCTGCCTCGATGCCCTGTTCTTCCCGGACAGGCTGGATGCGCTCGGCCATATCCAGACCCCAGGCAAACCCCTGATCGTTGTAGGCATTGAGATCCTGGGTTATGCCCGGATCGGCCAGATGACAGACCAGATCCACCTCGTCACCCTGCAGGGGGTCCCGAGGCGAGTCGGAGTGGACAAAGACCTCCAGAACCCGGTCGTCGTTTTCTGCGATCCGTTCAGCCAGCACCTTGAGCTTCTTAAAACTTTCCTTCATACCTCGTCCACCTTTGTCCTCTCTGCGTGCGCTGAGCAGGGGGGCTGCAGGCCAGCCCAAGTGCCTGCGTTCACACATAAGAGGGTCATTATTGGGAGCTCCACGACCAAAAAATAGAATTTTGGTCATGAGCGTCTGCGGCAAGCTGTGTGATTTTACAGTCAGCGTCGAAGAACCAAATGTGCCTTCCTGTATCGCAGAGGGGGTTTTTGACCAGCAGGGAATCGGCTCCAAGCAGCCGCAGCGAGCCTCGAACGTAATCCACTTTTGATTCTAAGGCAAGGAAGGGAGACAGACAATCTAGACTCAACTGCAAAAAGTTGAAGACTGGGGTTAAACGCACAAATTAAAATTTACAACTATTTGATTTCACTTAAAACTTTGAACTTGAAACTTAACACTGCCTGCAAAACATATTTTTGGCAGGCGCATCAATCTAGTCCTGATTCAGCGTTTGCTGATCAGTGACCGCCTGCAGGATGTGTTCTGCGGCTTCCCGCCCATCCTTTGGCCCACCGGAGTCGAAGAGAGCCACCTGCAGGTTCACGGCCCGTTGAATAACTGGTTGATCGGTGTTGAAGTATCGGCGCCAGACTGCAACGGCCTCGGACAGCCTGTCGCATTGGGCCATGGTTACCCCTTGATAGAGAAGGGCAAACGGATCCCTGGGATGTTTGTTGAGGATGCGGGCAAAGGCTTCCTCTGCTTCTTGGTGGCGGCCGGTACGCAGCAGGCAGTACCCGAGCTTGCGCCGGGCCTGGACATGGTCCGGGCTTTGGTTCAGCAACTCCCGGAGCTTGTCCGCGGCGTGCTCGAAGTCTTCCCGGGCTATAAGCCTGTCTATTGTTCTGGCCAGCGGGTCCCGTCCGGTGAGGGAAGCGGGGGTTGCGTCCTGCCGCATGCGCCCCGCGAGAGCCATGAGCATATCCCGCCTGGAGAATGTGCGCTTCGGAAAAAATCCTGCCATCCCGCTCTCCTTTTCCACGGCATTGCCGCAGGTGCTGTCAGGGGCAGGTTGTAGCCCGGAATGGGCTCCGAGGCAAGGGGGAGGTCAGGGCTTGGAGGTTTCGGTGCCGGATATCCGGCTTGCGGCTTGGCTATTGATAAAGGTGCGCACCAGGCTGGGATCAAACTGGATCCCGGCGCCTTTTTGCAGCTCGTTCACGGCCTGGGGATGGGATTTGGGAGGATGGTAGGGCCTGGGAGTGGTCATGGCGGTATAGGCCCTGAGCACGGCCATGATCCTGGAGGGCAGGGGGATGTCCTCGCCCTGCAGTCCAGTGGGGTAGCCCTGTCCGTTCCACCATTCGTGCTGTTTGTAGATCCAGTCGGCTATGGGCTGGAGCTCGTTGATGTGCTGAGCGATCCTGTATCCGCTTTCCGCCTGCTTGTGGAGCAGGGCACGTTCCTCCTGGTTCAAGGGCGTATCCTTGGCCGCCAGTTCATGGGGAAGCCCCAACAGTCCGATGTTGTACACCTTGGCAAAGAGGACCAGCAGTTCGGTCTCCTGAGGCGAGAGCTTCATGTAGGAGGCCATCTCCTGGACCATATGCACCAGCATCCGTCTGCGCTGGGTGTTGCCCGGGTCCCAATGGTTGAGAATGGTCAGAAGGATATGAAAGGCGTCGGACTTGTGCCGTTTTTTGTTCAACATTTTGTTTCGATACATTGCGTCGTCTGCCGTCTTGAACAAAGCGTGCATGTCAAAGGAAGGCTTTTGGGTCAGGGAGTAGCCAATGGACAAGTGCAGGGGGAGCTCAGGGTGCTGTGTATTGTAGCGCTGCATGTTCTTTTTGATCCGCTTCACCGCCCGAATCAGGTCATTGCGGGTGGCGTTCGGCAGCAGAACCGCAAACTCGTCCCCCCCGATGCGGGCCACCATGTCGCTGGCCCGAAAGGAGCTGAGGATTGTTTCTCCGGCGGCTTGGATCAGCTGATCTCCGCTTTTGTGGCCCATGGTGTCGTTGATGAACTTCAGGCAGTCCACATCGCTTATGATGAGTCCGATTTGAGTGTGCCTGCCCTCGGCCATGCGGATCATTTCCTGTTCAAAATAATTGCGGTTGTACAGGCCGGTCAGGGAGTCGTGAAAGGTCATGAATTTGATTTGCTCTTCGGTCTGCTTGCGCTGGGTGATGTCCCGGTTGATGGTCAAAATGATGTGCAGCCCGTTGGACTGAAAGTGTTTGGCCCGGGATTCGATCCAGGTATAGTGCCCGTGATGATGGCGCATCCGGGCCTCGAAGGATGCCTCCCCGGTGCCCTGCAGGAGATTTTGGAAAGCGGCATCCACGTCATCTTTGTCTTCCGGATGGTAGAGAGAGGCAGCATCCCGGTTGATGAGCTCTCCGGGCCGGTATCCCAGTAAGCGGACGACGCTTTCATTGACATACATGATTCTGGCCGTCTGGTCCTGGAGGAAGACAATATCCTCAAGCTTGTCAGTGATGAATTGATAAGTATCCAGATGCTCCATGGTCATCACCCCCTGCTGGCGAATGCTCAGCGCCTGGGCAAGAACGGCGATATGCCCCGCGCAGGCCAGAGGGATGAGGGTCATTTCCAGTTTACCGGCACAGTCGTCCGGAGGTTTGACCGAGGAGCAGGGCCGGTACACGGCCAGGCAGGTGGCGAAGCGATCAGATTGGACTTTTTGCTTGGTTTCGGTGCTGAATATGAAGTCCTGAAACAGGTTCATGTTTTCCGTGGGGGAGTCATGCCGGGGACAGAGGCGC includes these proteins:
- the rimO gene encoding 30S ribosomal protein S12 methylthiotransferase RimO; this encodes MIRVHTISLGCPKNRVDTECMLGQLGAAYVSAGTPEEADLVLINTCAFIQPAVEESVQTILQIAHDLRHSSQRPLMAVTGCLPARYGVNELARELPEVDLWLSLEDQDGFAQSLSEHFNVPPSGQRRLVTTGPGFAYLKISEGCEHRCAFCTIPTIRGPLRSIPRQELADEASRLEEHGVRELCLVAQDLTAYGRDLGWKKNGLIPLLDSLLQSTGVEWIRPMYMYPSGVTRELLRFIHQSGGRILPYIDVPLQHAHPDILRTMGRPFVGDPRRVVDRIRSELPHACLRTSLIVGYPGETDQHFRSMLALVREAKFWHLGVFCFSPEEGTVAHGLPGQVPEEIKEQRREELMQVQAEISKEAMSQWVDQRIQVLVDAPEPEWPGLFRGRTWFQAPEVDGISYVSSLQARAGDMVWAEVVDSMTYDLSTLALEED
- a CDS encoding 30S ribosomal protein S1; this encodes MNSEKSENEEVNSMTDEMSNEMSMDETDFEAALENYLHSDFGEIEDGSIINGTVVKIGDEHILVDVNFKSEGQIPTDEFKDRDGNVTVNVGDKVDVFVVHKDDMEGTIALSHRRAKRMKVLDELEALQEQEKNVKGTIIQRIKGGYTVEIQGIEAFLPGSHVDLRPVPDMDALVNQEFEFRILKINRKRSNVIVSRRVILEEEREKQREKLLETLEEGQVLSGKVKNITEYGVFVDLGGLDGLLHITDMSWKRIKHPKEMVQMGDTLELKVLNYDREAQKVSLGMKQLIPNPWDGIAEKYPPEQKFTGKVTNIVDYGAFVELEPGVEGLVHISEMSWTRKLRHPSQMVHVGDEVEVVILSVDADRKRISLGMKQVRPNPWDLVYEKYPEGTILEAPIKNITDFGIFIGIEEGIDGLIHVSDLSWTKKIHHPGELYNVGDTIQAKVLTVDKENEKFTLGVKQLSEDPWSQIPQMFPEGTTVSGTITNITDFGLFVEVQEGIEGLVHLSELSPKKVKSPSELYEVGQEVTAKVIRVSADERRLGLSIKAHLEEEERKRSQEQRGKGLPPTGSNLGDLIRQKLEDEESSSDDE
- the sppA gene encoding signal peptide peptidase SppA codes for the protein MNKGFSRRHPLLFGLILVCTAVALTFGAAAFFRAFTSGGISWFATKVGIVHVRDTIVDSRPVTDWIRSLEEDDAVQAVLLRINSPGGVVAPSQEIYDAVRSLAQKKPVVASMGAVAASGGYYIACAADRIVANPGSITGSIGVMAQMLSFAQLLERMGVKDQTVTSGDLKAAGSPTETLSQREREYFQELVQDLHEQFVLAVAQGRNMDMAKVRKLADGRAFTGAQAHRAGLVDALGSRQAAMEQLRDMAKITGNIHTVEGPEKSRSILSWILGRAAQWSADQIGKAQQTGFFYLYSPGGAQ
- a CDS encoding tetratricopeptide repeat protein, yielding MAGFFPKRTFSRRDMLMALAGRMRQDATPASLTGRDPLARTIDRLIAREDFEHAADKLRELLNQSPDHVQARRKLGYCLLRTGRHQEAEEAFARILNKHPRDPFALLYQGVTMAQCDRLSEAVAVWRRYFNTDQPVIQRAVNLQVALFDSGGPKDGREAAEHILQAVTDQQTLNQD
- a CDS encoding diguanylate cyclase, which encodes MNLFQDFIFSTETKQKVQSDRFATCLAVYRPCSSVKPPDDCAGKLEMTLIPLACAGHIAVLAQALSIRQQGVMTMEHLDTYQFITDKLEDIVFLQDQTARIMYVNESVVRLLGYRPGELINRDAASLYHPEDKDDVDAAFQNLLQGTGEASFEARMRHHHGHYTWIESRAKHFQSNGLHIILTINRDITQRKQTEEQIKFMTFHDSLTGLYNRNYFEQEMIRMAEGRHTQIGLIISDVDCLKFINDTMGHKSGDQLIQAAGETILSSFRASDMVARIGGDEFAVLLPNATRNDLIRAVKRIKKNMQRYNTQHPELPLHLSIGYSLTQKPSFDMHALFKTADDAMYRNKMLNKKRHKSDAFHILLTILNHWDPGNTQRRRMLVHMVQEMASYMKLSPQETELLVLFAKVYNIGLLGLPHELAAKDTPLNQEERALLHKQAESGYRIAQHINELQPIADWIYKQHEWWNGQGYPTGLQGEDIPLPSRIMAVLRAYTAMTTPRPYHPPKSHPQAVNELQKGAGIQFDPSLVRTFINSQAASRISGTETSKP